One Verrucomicrobiia bacterium genomic window, TTTGGGAACGCTTCATCATGGGCAAATTCGAAAAGAAAGTTTTCGAGGCACTCACCTCCGCCGCGGCCGAATCCGGCGTGGCCGCGCTTGACGCCGAAGTTCCGGTGCGCGCCGAATACGCCCAGCTCCGGATCGACGATCTCGTGGAAAACCGGATGATCCCGAAACTCCGCTATCCTCAATTCCTCAAAATCCTCCGCTTCAAAGACGGGAAGGACGCCGTCGCGGGCCAGCTTCTCTTCATGGCCGCGCATCCCACGGTGTTCCCGGCCAAGGAAAAAATGGAATTCTCCGCGGATTATCCCGGCGTGCTCGCGGCGGCCCTGGAAGAAAAAACGGGCGGCGCGGTTTCGGTTTTCGTGAACGGCGCGGCCGGTGACCTGCGCCCGCACCTGCCGGACGGAGACGACAAGCTTTCCAAGATGACGGCTTACGGCCGCGCGCTCGCGGAAAAAACAGCCGCGGCTTCTTTCTCGCCGGCCGGTCTCGAAGGTCCTTGGGAAGCGGTGCTGGAGCGCGTCAAACTGCCGCGCACCCAGGTCCGCATCTCGGGCCCATTTAAAATTCCATCCCTCATCGGAAACCGTTTCTTCCCGAGAAAAACTTTTTTCCAGGGACTACGGCTCGGGGATTTTGTTTTGCTGACGTTTCCCGGCGAGATTACGTCCGAGATCGGCCATGAAATCGAAGCCCAGGCAGCCGAGAGCGGACTTCGTCCGCTCTTGGCCGGCTATGCCAACGATTATCTGGCGTACGTGGTGCCGCGCCGGTATTACCGTGACATGGAGCAGTACGAGTCGCGCGTTTCTTTTTATGGAAAGGACATGGCCTGGTTCGCGCAGAAAAAAATGCTGGCGATCGCGGACAAGCTGCTGACGGCGGAAGAAAAAGCGGCCATGGAAGCGCCTGGGACTTTAGAGTGGCAGGGAGAACTTCCGGTGCTTCTGCTGCACGGCAGCGCGTACCATCAAGGCTTCGAAGAAGGCCGGTTGATGAAAGACAAGATCCACAGCGGCGTGGACGGCATCTTCGGCTATTTCCGCGGCCAGATCCCG contains:
- a CDS encoding neutral/alkaline non-lysosomal ceramidase N-terminal domain-containing protein, whose protein sequence is MRRPLPISRGLVFALFFLVPASGAFAAEAGTLRAGAAKSEITPAAGTPLSGYGKLRGKKTRGTHDPLFARSLAFSRGDKTFLITSLDLCLVDEELRAAVLRKIHEKRPLAPENFVLTATHTHSGAGAVGGRFWERFIMGKFEKKVFEALTSAAAESGVAALDAEVPVRAEYAQLRIDDLVENRMIPKLRYPQFLKILRFKDGKDAVAGQLLFMAAHPTVFPAKEKMEFSADYPGVLAAALEEKTGGAVSVFVNGAAGDLRPHLPDGDDKLSKMTAYGRALAEKTAAASFSPAGLEGPWEAVLERVKLPRTQVRISGPFKIPSLIGNRFFPRKTFFQGLRLGDFVLLTFPGEITSEIGHEIEAQAAESGLRPLLAGYANDYLAYVVPRRYYRDMEQYESRVSFYGKDMAWFAQKKMLAIADKLLTAEEKAAMEAPGTLEWQGELPVLLLHGSAYHQGFEEGRLMKDKIHSGVDGIFGYFRGQIPVPLVNRLIIRSIGNRAWKKMEPYVSYEEYETIRGLSDGSGVSLGTMKRIHALPELFPALCTNGAYWGKATADGRLIALRNLDWNREMGVHKLAAIKFHDSRGREDFVN